The sequence below is a genomic window from Lelliottia sp. JS-SCA-14.
GCTGTGACATGACGGACCATACAGTGAAGAAAATCCCCGCAAGTATACCACATTCCATCTGGCCTGCGGACGCCCTGCGTCGCGCCGAAAAAGAGGCCGCTGACAGCCTCGGCATTACCCTCTACGAACTGATGTGCCGCGCAGGCGATGCGGCGTTCAGCGTCGCGCATGAGGCCTATCCGCGCGCCACGCATTGGTTGATTCTCTGCGGTCATGGCAACAACGGCGGCGACGGTTATGTCGTCGCTCGTCTGGCAGCCGCCGCTGGCATAAACGTGACCTTGCTGGCGCTGGAGAGCGACAAACCCTTGCCGGAAGAGGCGAGCGAGGCCCGCGATGCCTGGCTGAACGCCGGGGGCGTGATCCACGCTGCGGATATCGTCTGGCCGGAGGGAGTTGACCTTATTGTGGATGGCCTGCTCGGTACTGGCCTCAAACAGGCTCCCCGCGACAAGGTGGCAACACTGATTGACCATGCGAATGCCCATCCCGCGCCGGTGATCGCGCTGGATATCCCATCGGGACTGGTCGCGCAAACGGGGGCGACGCCGGGCGCGGTGATTCACGCCGCGGCCACCGTGACCTTTATCGCCCTCAAACCCGGATTACTGACCGGTAAAGCGCGCGATGTCGTGGGTAAACTTCACCATCATGCGTTAGGCCTGGATAGCTGGCTGGCAGCCCAGGAGACGGGTATCGCCCGTTATGACGCCTCGCAGCTTGCCCGGTGGCTACCGCCGCGCCGTCCGACGTCCCATAAAGGCGACCACGGGAAACTGGTGATTATCGGTGGCGATCGCGGCACGGCGGGGGCGATTCGCATGACCGGAGAAGCCGCTCTGCGCGCGGGTGCGGGCCTTGTGCGAGTGCTCACTCGCATCGAGAATATCCCGCCAATCATCACTGCCCGGCCAGAGCTGATGGTGCATGAGCTGACGCCGCAATCCCTCGAAGAGAGCCTGGCGTGGGCGGACGTCGTGGCGATAGGGCCAGGACTGGGTCAGCAGGAGTGGGGCAAAAAAGCGCTGCAGAAAGTCGAGAACTGCCGCAAACCCATGCTGTGGGACGCCGACGCGCTGAACCTTCTGGCAATCAATCCTGATAAACGTCACAATCGCATCCTGACGCCACACCCCGGCGAGGCCGCGCGGCTGCTTAACTGCAGCGTCGCAGAAATTGAAAGCGATCGCTTACTTTCTGCGCAGCGTCTGGTAAAACGTTATGGAGGTGTTGCGGTTCTGAAAGGGGCAGGCACGATTGTGGCCTGTGAATCTGGCGCGTTGGGCATTATCGACGCGGGCAATGCGGGAATGGCGAGTGGCGGAATGGGCGATGTGCTCTCCGGCATTATCAGCGCCTTGCTGGCACAGAAACTTACCCCTTATGATGCTGCCATTGCAGGCTGTGTGGCGCACGGCGCGGCAGCCGACAGGCTGGCTGCGCAGTACGGTACGCGCGGCATGCTGGCCACCGATCTTTTTGACACGCTGCGGCGTGTTGTTAACCCGGATGTGATTGACGTAGAAAATGACTAATCGAGTGATCGCTTTACCCGACGAGCAGGCAACTTTGGATCTTGGCAAACGCCTGGCGCAGGCCTGCGAAGGGGCAACCGTCATCTATTTGTACGGTGATTTGGGCGCGGGTAAAACCACCTTCAGCCGCGGCTTTTTGCAGGCGCTGGGCCATAAAGGGAATGTGAAAAGCCCGACCTATACCCTGGTTGAGCCTTACGAACTCGACAATTTGAGGGTGTATCACTTCGATCTCTACCGTCTTGCGGACCCAGAGGAGCTGGAATTTATGGGTATCCGTGACTATTTCGCCAACGATGCCATTTGCCTGGTGGAGTGGCCGCAACAAGGTGCGGGTGTGTTGCCTGACCCGGATGTCGAAATTCACTTAGATTACCAGGCGCAAGGGCGTGAGGCACGCATCAGTGCAGTTTCCTCATCAGGCTGTTCCTTGCTGGCTCGTTTAGCCAGCTGAATGAAGGGATAACGGGATGATTAATCGCGTTAAAGGTTGGCTGCTGGCCGCAACGGTGCTGCTGTGCGCGCAGGCCGGTGCGGCAAGTTTATCGGACATTCAGGTGTCCAACGGTGATTCGCAGGCGCGCATCACCTTCAGTTTCATGGGCGATCCCGATTACGCCTTTACCCAGGTCGATAAACGTAGCGTCGCGCTGGATATCAAACAGACCGGCGTGATTCAGGGCTTGCCGCTGCAGTTTAGCGGTAACAACCTGGTCAAAAGTATTCGCTCCGGCAATGCGCAAGATCCTCAGTCTTTGCGACTGGTGGTCGATCTGACGCAGAACGGCAAAACCCGCGCGGTGAAGCAGCAAAACGGCGCGAACTACACCGTGGTCTTTACCATTAACGCCGATGTCCCGCCGCCTCCACCTCCGCCGCCTGCACCTGTCGTGGCACAGCGCGTGGAGCAGCCGGTGGTCGCTCCGCGCCCGTCTGAACCGGCGCGAAATCCGTTCAAAGCGCAAAACGATCGCATCACCAGCGTCACCAGCAGCAATACCGTGACGCGCCCGGCGGCACGTGCGCGGGCGGTGTCGTCCGATGAGAAAGTCATTATCGCTATTGATGCCGGCCACGGCGGCCAGGATCCTGGCGCGATTGGGCCGGGCGGTACGCAGGAGAAAAGCGTCACTATCTCGATTGCCCGTAAGCTGCGCGCCCTGCTGAATGACGATCCGATGTTCAAAGGGGTGATGACCCGCGACGGCGACTACTTTATCTCGGTGATGGGCCGTTCCGACGTCGCGCGTAAACAGAACGCCAACTTCCTGGTGTCGATCCACGCGGATGCCGCGCCAAACCGCAGTGCGACCGGTGCGTCGGTATGGGTGCTGTCGAACCGCCGTGCGAATAGCGAAATGGCGAACTGGCTCGAAGAGCACGAGAAGCAGTCGGAACTGCTCGGCGGCGCGGGTGACGTGCTGGCGAACAGCCAGTCCGACCCGTATCTCAGCCAGGCGGTGCTGGATTTACAGTTCGGTCATTCTCAGCGCGTCGGGTATGATGTGGCGACGAATGTGATTAGCCAGCTTCAGCGCGTCGGTGCGATCCACAAGCGCCGCCCTGAGCACGCGAGTTTAGGCGTGTTACGCTCCCCGGATATCCCGTCGATCCTGGTCGAAACCGGCTTTATCACCAATAACAACGAAGAGCGTCTGCTGGGCAGCGACAGCTATCAGCAGCAGATTGCCGATGCGATTTATAACGGTCTGCGCAATTACTTTTCCGCGCATCCGCTGCAGTCAGCGCCGCAAGGGGGCGCGGGTCAAACCGCCAGCGCCGCTCTGCCTGGCGAGATTAGCGCGACCAACTAAGGAGAATTCATGCCGATTCAGGTTCTGCCGCCGCAGCTTGCGAACCAAATCGCCGCCGGCGAGGTGGTGGAGCGTCCTGCTTCGGTTGTGAAAGAGCTGGTGGAAAACAGCCTCGATGCGGGCGCAACCCGCATTGATATTGATATCGAACGCGGCGGCGCAAAGCTGATTCGTATTCGGGACAACGGCTGCGGCATCAAAAAAGACGAGCTGGCTTTAGCGCTGGCTCGTCACGCCACCAGTAAAATTACCTCTCTTGACGATCTGGAAGCGATCATCAGCCTCGGTTTTCGCGGCGAAGCGCTGGCCAGTATCAGCTCCGTTTCCCGTCTGACGCTCACCTCACGCACTGCCGAACAGCAGGAAGCCTGGCAGGCCTATGCGGAAGGGCGTGACATGGACGTGACCGTCAAACCTGCCGCCCATCCCGTGGGCACCACGCTGGAAGTGCTGGATCTGTTCTACAACACCCCGGCGCGACGCAAGTTTATGCGCACCGAAAAAACCGAGTTCGGCCATATCGACGAGATCATTCGCCGTATCGCGCTGGCGCGTTTCGATGTGACGATCAATCTGAGCCATAACGGCAAAGTGATGCGTCAGTATCGTGCGGTGGCGGAAGGGGGTCAGAAAGAGCGTCGCTTAGGCGCGATCTGCGGAACCGGGTTCCTGGAACAGGCGCTGGCGATCGAGTGGCAGCATGGCGATCTCGCGATGCGCGGCTGGGTGGCCGATCCGAAAGCCATGAACGCCACGCTGGCGGAGATCCAGTACTGCTACGTTAACGGCCGCATGATGCGCGATCGGCTGATCAACCATGCGATCCGCCAGGCCTGTGAAGACAAGCTCGGCGCGGATCAGCAGCCTGCTTTTGTTCTCTATCTTGAAATCGATCCGCACCAGGTGGACGTTAACGTCCATCCCGCCAAGCACGAAGTGCGTTTCCATCAGTCGCGACTGGTCCACGATTTTATCTATCAGGGCGTGCTGAGCGTGTTACAGCAGCAGGCTGAACCTTCGCTGCCGCTGGTGGAAGAGACGGTTGCGCCACGCCCGATCCCGGAAAACCGCGTGGCGGCGGGCCGTAATCAGTTTGCCGAACCGGCTGTCGCGCGTGAGCCTGAGACGCCGCGCTATTCATCTGGCGGTCAGGCACCACGCCCGAGCGGGGCGAATTATCCCCATGCGCCGGGGTATCAAAAACAGCAGGGTGCGCTCTACAGCAAATTGCTGGATACTCCGGCCGTGGAGCGTAAAGAGCCTGTGGCGCCATCGGCCCCGGCGCTGGAAGGGCACAGCCAGAGTTTTGGCCGGGTGCTGACGATCGTTGCCCCGGATATGGCGCTGCTTGAGCGCGACGGGAAGCTGGCGCTGCTGGCGCTACCGGTTGCGGAACGCTGGCTGAAACAGGCACAGCTGACGCCAGGCGCAAACGCGGCCTGCGCCCAGCCGCTGTTGATTCCGGTGCGGCTCAAAATTTCCGCGGACGAAAGCATAGTATTAACGCGCGTTGAGTCCCTGTTGGCGGAAATGGGCATACAATTTGTGTTAGAGGCCCATCATGTGACGATTCGCGCGGTGCCTTTACCCTTACGCCAACAAAATTTACAAAACTTGATTCCTGAACTGATAGGCTACCTGGCGCAGCAAACGACCGTTGATGCCACCAATACCGCCCAGTGGATTGCCCGCCATTTAGCGAGCGACCACCATCCGTGGAGTATGGCGCAAGCCATTACCGTATTGGCAGAAGTTGAACGTCTTTGCCCTCATTTGGTCAAAGCACCGCCGGGTGGTTTATTACAACGTGTTGATTTAGATTCGGCGATGAATGCCCTGAAAAATGAGTGATGTGAGTAAGGCAAGCCTGCCAAAGGCGATATTTTTAATGGGCCCAACGGCCTCGGGCAAAACCGCGTTAGCCATTGAGCTACGTAAAGTTTTGCCAGTAGAGTTGATTAGCGTCGATTCCGCCCTTATTTATCAAGGGATGGATATCGGCACGGCAAAGCCAGACGCAGACGAACTGCGCGCGGCACCGCACCGACTGCTGGACATTCTCGACCCGGCGCAGGCTTACTCCGCAGCGGATTTTCGCCGCGATGCGCTGGCGCAAATGGCCGAGATTACCGCAGCGGGCCGGATTCCGCTGTTAGTCGGCGGAACCATGCTCTATTTCAAGGCGCTGCTGGAGGGGTTATCACCCTTGCCATCCGCGAACCCTGAAGTGAGAGCCAGAATTGAGCAGCAGGCGGCAGAGCAGGGATGGGGCGCGTTGCACAAACAACTGGAAGAGGTTGATCCGGTTGCCGCAGCACGGATTCATCCAAATGATCCGCAAAGGCTTTCCCGGGCACTGGAAGTTTTTTTCATTTCGGGTAAAACTTTAACGGAACTGACGCAAACGTCAGGAGAAGCTCTGCCGTATCAGGTGCATCAGTTCGCCATCGCCCCGGCGAGCCGTGAACTGCTCCATCAGCGAATTGAGCAGCGTTTTCATCAGATGTTAGCTTCAGGTTTTGAAGCAGAAGTGCGGGCGCTTTTTGCTCGCGGAGATTTGCATACGGACATGCCTTCCATTCGTTGTGTCGGATACCGCCAGATGTGGTCTTACATTGAAGGCGAGATTTCATACGATGAAATGGTTTATCGAGGTGTTTGCGCCACCAGACAGTTAGCGAAACGCCAGATAACCTGGTTGCGCGGTTGGGACGGAATCCACTGGTTAGACAGTGAGAAGCCAGACCAGGCGTACAACGAAGTTTTACAGGTTGTGGGTGCTATCGCAGACTGAATGTGTACAATTAACTCGTATCGTGCGCAATTTTTCAGAATCGCAAGGTTCTAAGTACATAACAAGCATATAAGGAAAAGATAGAATGGCTAAGGGGCAATCTTTACAAGATCCGTTTCTGAACGCATTGCGTCGTGAACGTGTTCCAGTTTCTATTTATTTGGTGAATGGTATTAAGCTGCAAGGTCAGATTGAATCTTTCGATCAGTTCGTGATCCTGTTGAAAAACACGGTCAGCCAGATGGTTTATAAGCACGCTATCTCTACTGTTGTTCCGTCCCGTCCAGTATCTCATCACAGCAACAACGCTGGCGGCGGCACCGGTAGTAACTACCATCACGGCAGCAACGCACAGGGTTCTTCTGCACCTGCGCAGGACAGCGAAGAAACCGAATAAGGTAACGGGCTGTTTTTCCACACGGGGAGCCAGGTTTCTGCGTTCCCCGCTGATTTATTTTGAGGATAATACGCTTGTTTGACCGTTATGATGCCGGTGAGCATGCGGTACTGGTACACATCTATTTTACGCAAGACAAAGATATGGAAGACCTCCAGGAGTTTGAAGCTCTGGTCTCTTCCGCCGGTGTCGAAGCATTACAGGTGATTACCGGTAGCCGTAAAGCGCCGCACCCAAAGTTTTTTGTTGGTGAAGGTAAAGCAGTCGAAATTGCGGAAGCCGTAAAAGCAACCGGCGCGTCCGTCGTGCTGTTTGACCATGCGCTATCTCCGGCTCAAGAGCGTAACCTGGAAGCCCTGTGCGAATGTCGCGTTATCGACCGTACGGGACTGATTTTAGATATTTTTGCTCAGCGTGCACGTACCCACGAGGGGAAACTGCAGGTTGAGCTGGCGCAATTGCGCCATCTGGCCACGCGTCTTGTGCGCGGCTGGACCCACCTTGAAAGGCAAAAAGGCGGGATTGGTTTGCGCGGTCCGGGTGAAACCCAGCTCGAAACCGACCGTCGACTGCTGCGTGGTCGTATTACCCAGATCCTCTCACGTCTGGCGCGAGTCGAAAAACAGCGTGAGCAAGGACGTCGTTCGCGAACCAAAGCTGACATCCCGACGGTGTCGCTGGTGGGGTATACCAACGCCGGTAAATCCACCCTGTTTAACCAGATAACCGAGGCCAAGGTGTATGCCGCAGACCAGCTGTTTGCGACCCTTGACCCGACGCTGCGTCGCATCGACGTGGCGGATGTGGGTGAAACGGTGCTGGCGGATACCGTAGGGTTTATTCGCCATTTGCCGCACGATCTGGTGGCCGCGTTTAAAGCCACCTTGCAGGAGACGCGTCAGGCGACGCTGCTGCTGCATATCATCGACGCTGCGGATGTTCGCGTGCAGGAAAACATCGACGCGGTGAATACCGTGCTCGAAGAGATCGACGCGCACGAGATCCCGACGCTGCTGGTGATGAATAAAATCGATATGCTGGACGACTTCGAGCCACGTATCGACCGAGATGAAGAGAACAAACCGATTCGGGTCTGGCTTTCTGCCCAGACCGGTGTCGGTGTGCCACTACTTTTCCAGGCTTTGACAGAACGTCTTTCTGGTGAGGTGGCTCAGCACACGCTGCGTCTGCCGCCACAGGAAGGCAGGCTGCGCAGCCGGTTTTATCAGCTTCAGGCGATAGAAAAAGAGTGGATGGAGGATGACGGCAGCGTGGGGATGCAGGTGCGTATGCCGATCGTTGACTGGCGTCGCCTCTGTAAACAAGAACCTACGCTGGTGGACTACGTCGTCTGACCAGATAAAGGTGCACGAGCCTGAAAATTCGCCCTTGCATAACAAATATGGAGCATATACATGGCGTGGAATCAGCCCGGTAATAACGGACAAGACCGCGACCCGTGGGGAAGCAGCAATAATCAAGGCGGCAACTCTGGGGGAAATGGCAACAAAGGTGGTCGCGAGCAGGGGCCTCCTGATCTGGACGATATCTTTCGCAAGCTGAGCAAAAAGCTTGGTGGTTTCGGTACAGGTAAAGGCTCTGGCTCGGGTGGAAGTTCCACTCAGGGTCCGCGCCCGCACATGGGTGGCCGCGTAGTGAGCATCGTTGCTGCTGCCGTGGTCATCATTTGGGCTGCCAGCGGGTTCTACACCATTAAAGAAGCTGAACGCGGTGTGGTCACTCGTTTCGGTAAATTCAGCCATCTGGTTGAGCCGGGTCTGAACTGGAAGCCAACCTTCGTTGATAACGTGACCGCGGTAAACGTGGAATCGGTACGCGAACTGGCGGCGTCCGGCGTGATGCTGACCTCTGACGAGAACGTGGTGCGCGTTGAGATGAACGTGCAGTACCGCGTGACCGATCCGCAGCACTATCTGTTCAGCGTCACCAGCGCCGATGACAGTCTGCGTCAGGCCACCGACAGCGCCCTGCGTGGCGTGATCGGTAAATACACCATGGACCGTATTCTGACCGAAGGTCGTACCGTTATTCGTAGCGATACCCAGCGCGAGCTGGAAGAGACCATCCGTCCGTACAACATGGGTATCACCCTTCTGGACGTCAACTTCCAGGCTGCTCGTCCGCCGGAAGAGGTGAAAGCTGCCTTTGATGATGCGATTGCCGCGCGTGAAAACGAACAGCAATACATCCGTGAAGCGGAAGCCTACACCAACGAAGTGCAGCCGCGTGCGAACGGTCAGGCGCAGCGTATCCTCGAAGAGGCGCGTGCGTATAAGACTCAGACCATCCTGGAAGCCCAGGGTGAAGTGGCTCGCTTTGCGAAGCTCCTGCCAGAATATAAAGCTGCCCCGGAAATTACCCGTGAGCGTCTGTATATCGAGACCATGGAGAAAGTGCTGAGCCACACCCGTAAAGTGCTGGTGAATGACAGCAAAGGCGGCAATCTGATGGTGCTGCCACTGGACCAGATGCTGAAAGGCGGTAGTGCGCCTGCGGCAAAACAGGATACCAGCGGAGCCAATAACCTGTTGCGTCTGCCTCCGGCAGCCAGCAGCAATTCCAGCGCCAATACCACGTCTTCTTCAAGCGATGGTGACATCATGGACCAACGCCGTGCCAACGCACAGCGTAACGACAGCCAGCGTCAGGGGGAATAACGATGCGTAAGTCAGTTATTGCGATTATCATCATTGCGCTGGTCGTACTTTATACCTCCATCTTTGTGGTGAAAGAGGGCGAGCGCGGGATCACCATGCGCTTCGGTAAAGTTCTGCGTGACGATGAAAACAAACCGCTGGTCTTCGAGCCGGGTCTGCACTTTAAGCTCCCGATGATTGAATCAGTGAAAATGCTCGACGCCCGTATCCAGACCATGGATAACCAGGCCGACCGCTTCGTCACCAAAGAGAAAAAAGACCTGATCGTCGATTCTTACATCAAATGGCGTATCAGCGATTTCAGCCGTTACTACCTGGCAACGGGCGGCGGTGACGTCTCTCAGGCCGAAGTGCTGCTGAAACGTAAGTTCTCTGACCGTCTGCGTTCTGAAATTGGTCGTCTGGATGTGAAAGACATCGTGACCGATTCCCGTGGTCGTCTGACTCTGGAAGTCCGTGACGCGCTGAACTCCGGTACCGCGGGTACCGAAGACGAAGTGGCGACACCGGCGGCCGACGACGCGATTGCCAAAGCGGCTGAGCGCGTTCAGGCTGAAACCAACGGCAAAGTGGCGGTGATGAACCCGAACAGTATGGCGGCGTTAGGTATCGAAGTGGTCGATGTGCGTATCAAGCAGATCAACCTGCCTACCGAAGTGTCTGAAGCGATCTATAGCCGTATGCGCGCTGAGCGTGAAGCGGTTGCCCGTCGCCACCGTTCACAGGGTCAGGAAGAGGCTGAAAAGCTGCGCGCAACAGCGGATTACGAAGTGACGAAAACGCTGGCAGAATCCGAACGTCAGGGCCGCATTATGCGCGGTGAAGGCGATGCGGAAGCCGCGAAACTGTTTGCTGACGCGTTCAGCCAGGATCCGGATTTCTATGCCTTTATCCGTAGCCTGCGTGCGTACGAAAACAGCTTCCAGAGCAATCAGGATGTGATGGTGCTCAGCCCTGACAGCGATTTCTTCCGTTATATGAAGACGCCAGGCAACGCCACGCGATAAACTCATTCTCGTTTGAGTTATCAAACCACCGCTCTCAACGGAGCGGTGGTTTTCTTTTATAGGGAGCTAAAATGAATTCCACTATCTTGCTGGCGCTTGCTCTGGTTTTGGTCCTCGAAGGGCTGGGCCCGATGCTTTATCCGCGTGCCTGGCGTCGAATGATCGCCACCATGACACAATTGCCGGATAATATTTTACGTCGTTTTGGCGGGGGTCTTGTGGTTGCAGGAGTGGTGATCTACTACATGTTGAGGAAAACGATTGGCTGATCAAAAAGTGGTCGGATTTGCCTTATATTGAGGGCAAAAAGTGCTGTAACTCTGAAAAAGCGGTGGTAGAATCCATTTTTAAGCAATCGGTGATTTTGAAAAATGGGTAACAACGTTGTCGTACTGGGCACCCAATGGGGTGACGAAGGTAAAGGGAAGATTGTCGATCTTCTGACTGAACGTGCTAAATATGTTGTACGCTATCAGGGTGGTCACAACGCAGGCCATACTCTCGTAATCAACGGTGAAAAAACCGTCCTCCATCTTATTCCATCAGGCATTCTTCGTGAAAATGTGACCAGCATCATCGGTAACGGTGTTGTGCTGTCTCCTGCTGCGCTGATGAAAGAGATGAAAGGCCTGGAAGACCGTGGTATCCCGGTTCGTGAGCGTCTGCTGCTCTCCGAAGCCTGCCCGCTGATCCTCGACTATCACGTCGCACTGGATGTGGCGCGCGAAAAAGCACGTGGCGCGAAAGCTATCGGCACCACCGGCCGTGGTATCGGCCCTGCTTACGAAGATAAAGTTGCCCGTCGCGGTCTGCGCGTTGGCGACCTGTTCGACAAAGCCACCTTCGCTGAAAAACTGAAAGAAGTGATGGAATATCACAACTTCCAGTTGGTGAACTTCTACAAAGCTGACGCCGTTGACTACCAGAAAGTGCTGGATGATGTCATGGCGGTGGCTGACATCCTGACCGGTATGGTTGTGGATGTGTCCGATCTGCTGGACCAGGCGCGCAAGCGTGGCGATTTCGTCATGTTCGAAGGCGCGCAGGGTACGCTGCTGGATATCGACCACGGTACCTATCCGTACGTGACCTCCTCTAACACCACCGCCGGTGGCGTGGCGACGGGCTCTGGCCTGGGTCCGCGTTATGTGGATTACGTTCTGGGTATCATCAAAGCTTACTCCACTCGCGTGGGTGCAGGTCCATTCCCGACTGAGCTGTTTGATGACATCGGCGAGTTCCTGTGCAAGCAAGGTAACGAGTTTGGCGCGACCACCGGTCGTCGTCGTCGTACCGGCTGGCTGGATGCAGTTGCCGTGCGTCGCGCAGTGCAGATCAACTCCCTGTCTGGCTTCTGCCTGACCAAGCTGGACGTGCTGGACGGCCTGAAAGAAGTGAAAATCTGCGTCGGCTACCGTATGCCAGATGGCCGCGAAGTGACCACCACCCCGCTGGCGGCTGACGACTGGGAAGGTATCGAGCCGATCTACGAAACCATGCCAGGCTGGTCCGAAACCACCTTTGGTGTGAAAGAGCGTAGCGGTCTGCCGAAAGCGGCGCTGGATTACATCAAGCGTATCGAAGAACTGACCGAAGTGCCGATCGACATTATCTCTACCGGCCCTGACCGTACTGAAACCATGATTCTGCGCGACC
It includes:
- a CDS encoding DUF2065 domain-containing protein, giving the protein MNSTILLALALVLVLEGLGPMLYPRAWRRMIATMTQLPDNILRRFGGGLVVAGVVIYYMLRKTIG
- a CDS encoding adenylosuccinate synthase, whose translation is MGNNVVVLGTQWGDEGKGKIVDLLTERAKYVVRYQGGHNAGHTLVINGEKTVLHLIPSGILRENVTSIIGNGVVLSPAALMKEMKGLEDRGIPVRERLLLSEACPLILDYHVALDVAREKARGAKAIGTTGRGIGPAYEDKVARRGLRVGDLFDKATFAEKLKEVMEYHNFQLVNFYKADAVDYQKVLDDVMAVADILTGMVVDVSDLLDQARKRGDFVMFEGAQGTLLDIDHGTYPYVTSSNTTAGGVATGSGLGPRYVDYVLGIIKAYSTRVGAGPFPTELFDDIGEFLCKQGNEFGATTGRRRRTGWLDAVAVRRAVQINSLSGFCLTKLDVLDGLKEVKICVGYRMPDGREVTTTPLAADDWEGIEPIYETMPGWSETTFGVKERSGLPKAALDYIKRIEELTEVPIDIISTGPDRTETMILRDPFDA